From one Culex quinquefasciatus strain JHB chromosome 3, VPISU_Cqui_1.0_pri_paternal, whole genome shotgun sequence genomic stretch:
- the LOC6049854 gene encoding leucine-rich repeat-containing G-protein coupled receptor 5 — protein MAPSRFVLTILLAILHESVSQIYDCESSTSSDVCILRDVTIAQPGDIDQIELPEAQQYVHFVNGNIPSFAESIYGQLETTTNLTITGCAVKKLFVGAQLVHLNASGNDIQAIEIASGSDYSSLKVLDLSTNNLSRIPNVKDFVGLERLDLSGNKITFGKLDLFARLTKLKWLSLARNEINSLVGGLQLRYLEELHLNGNKLLEVDFLTWQLRALVKLDLRENLLMYLNAEDLESPFPKLARIDLSGNQWNCQGITKLVERLQKRSISFQPAPTTSKCPTTSIQGVCCEDSYVNSVTLQSQWDIRKLQRQMQTMNDTLVAKLAAVRLEQGVQIEQLERQLTVQEGQMDQMKRHLLRMARLIEDLIEELYLRQMEGVAEAKDEKRRGAKRQLKIVF, from the exons ATGGCGCCTTCACGATTCGTCCT aacaattttgctCGCCATTCTCCACGAAAGTGTTTCGCAAATTTATGACTGCGAAAGCTCAACGTCGAGTGATGTTTGCATCCTGCGTGACGTAACCATTGCTCAGCCGGGCGATATCGACCAAATCGAGCTACCGGAGGCGCAGCAGTACGTGCACTTTGTCAACGGCAACATCCCGTCGTTTGCAGAATCCATCTACGGTCAGCTGGAGACCACCACCAATCTAACCATCACCGGCTGCGCGGTGAAGAAGCTGTTCGTCGGTGCTCAGTTGGTGCATTTGAACGCCAGTGGGAATGATATTCAAGCGATTGAGATTGCTTCTGGCAGTGATTATAGTTCGTTGAAGGTGCTCGACCTGTCCACCAACAACCTTTCCAGGATTCCCAACGTGAAGGACTTTGTCGGGCTTGAACGGCTGGATTTGTCCGGGAACAAAATCACCTTCGGCAAGTTGGATCTTTTCGCACGGCTTACCAAGCTGAAGTGGCTTAGCTTGGCGAGGAACGAGATCAATTCCCTGGTAGGTGGCTTACAGTTGAGATACCTGGAAGAACTGCACCTCAACGGAAACAAACTGCTCGAGGTAGACTTTCTCACCTGGCAGCTTCGAGCGTTGGTGAAGCTAGACCTCCGAGAGAACCTGCTGATGTACCTGAACGCCGAAGATCTGGAAAGCCCCTTCCCGAAACTGGCTCGAATCGACCTTTCCGGCAACCAGTGGAACTGCCAGGGAATTACCAAGCTCGTCGAACGTCTCCAAAAGCGGTCGATCTCGTTCCAACCCGCCCCGACCACCAGCAAGTGCCCAACCACGTCGATCCAGGGCGTCTGCTGCGAGGACAGTTACGTCAACTCGGTCACGCTGCAGTCCCAGTGGGACATCCGGAAGCTGCAGCGCCAGATGCAAACCATGAACGATACGTTGGTGGCGAAGTTGGCCGCCGTCCGGCTGGAGCAGGGCGTCCAGATTGAGCAGCTCGAGCGGCAGCTGACGGTGCAGGAGGGCCAGATGGACCAGATGAAGCGACATCTGCTGCGGATGGCACGGTTGATCGAGGATTTGATCGAGGAGTTGTACCTGCGGCAGATGGAGGGAGTGGCGGAGGCGAAGGATGAAAAGCGACGCGGGGCGAAGAGGCAGCTGAAgattgtgttttga